From a single Lolium rigidum isolate FL_2022 chromosome 7, APGP_CSIRO_Lrig_0.1, whole genome shotgun sequence genomic region:
- the LOC124670603 gene encoding serine/threonine protein phosphatase 2A 57 kDa regulatory subunit B' theta isoform-like: MIKQILGRLPKKTGKAGDGRDAATGNGNEPSNSYSVARSVEPGGNKRAGNGEHLAPAGSGSGPAVNGTVVYHSNEPLPAFKDVPVSEKQNLFVRKATLCCAVYDFADPTKNLKEKEMKRQTLMELVDYVTSANGKFSEVIMLEISKMVAINLFRSSNPTPRDNKAIEGVDMEEEEPLMDPAWSHLQIVYEVFLRFVASQETDAKLAKRYIDHSFILRLLDLFDSEDHRERDYLKTILHRIYGKFMVHRPFIRKAINNIFYRFIFETEKHNGVAELLEILGSIINGFALPLKEEHKLFLLRVLVPLHKPKSVAAYHQQLSYCITQFVEKDCKLADTVIRGLLKYWPITNSTKEVMFLGELEEVLEATQLAEFQRCMVPLFRQIAHSMNSSHFQVAERALFLWNNDHIENLIKQNYKVLLPIIFPALERNARGHWNQAVRSLTLNVRKLFSDHDSAFFGECMQKFDDDELRQEESTSKREALWKRLEEMGGIPNGKSSQ; this comes from the exons ATGATCAAGCAGATCCTTGGCAGGCTGCCGAAGAAGACAGGgaaggccggcgatggccgggaTGCTGCTACGGGCAACGGCAACGAGCCGTCCAACTCTTACAGTGTTGCGAGGAGCGTAGAGCCTGGAGGGAACAAAAGGGCAGGAAATGGGGAGCACCTTGCTCCAGCTGGCTCAGGCTCTGGTCCGGCGGTGAATGGGACTGTGGTGTATCACTCCAATGAGCCGCTGCCAGCGTTCAAGGACGTGCCGGTCTCGGAGAAGCAGAACTTGTTTGTCAGGAAGGCCACCCTGTGCTGTGCCGTGTACGATTTCGCGGATCCAACAaagaacctgaaggagaaagagatgaagcggCAGACGCTTATGGAGCTCGTCGACTACGTCACTTCTGCGAATGGCAAGTTCTCCGAGGTCATCATGCTGGAGATCAGCAAGATGGTGGCCATTAACCTGTTCCGGAGCTCCAACCCCACCCCACGTGACAACAAGGCCATCGAAGGAGTTGACATGGAGGAAGAGGAGCCTCTCATGGACCCGGCGTGGTCGCACTTGCAGATCGTTTACGAGGTTTTCTTGAGATTTGTAGCGTCCCAGGAGACTGACGCAAAGCTGGCCAAGAGATACATTGACCACTCCTTCATTCTCAGGCTGCTGGATCTTTTTGACTCGGAAGACCATAGGGAAAGGGACTATCTGAAGACCATACTCCATCGGATATATGGCAAGTTCATGGTGCATCGCCCATTCATCAGGAAAGCAATCAACAACATCTTCTACAGGTTTATATTCGAGACAGAGAAGCACAATGGTGTTGCAGAGCTGCTCGAGATCTTGGGCAGTATAATCAATGGTTTTGCCCTGCCACTCAAAGAAGAGCACAAATTGTTCCTTCTTCGTGTGCTCGTCCCACTTCATAAGCCCAAGTCTGTAGCAGCGTACCATCAGCAGCTATCATATTGCATCACACAGTTTGTTGAGAAGGACTGCAAACTTGCTGACACTGTTATTAGAGGTTTGCTCAAGTATTGGCCTATAACAAACAGCACAAAGGAGGTGATGTTCCTGGGCGAGCTAGAAGAGGTTTTAGAGGCAACACAGCTTGCAGAGTTCCAAAGATGCATGGTTCCGCTCTTCCGTCAGATTGCCCATAGCATGAACAGCTCACACTTTCAG GTGGCAGAGCGGGCACTGTTTCTATGGAACAACGACCACATTGAGAACTTAATCAAGCAGAATTACAAGGTGCTACTACCCATCATCTTTCCCGCACTTGAGAGAAATGCCCGGGGTCACTGGAACCAAGCTGTTAGGAGCCTGACATTGAATGTGCGCAAGCTATTCTCTGATCATGATTCTGCATTTTTCGGAGAGTGCATGCAGAAGTTCGACGACGATGAGCTCAGGCAGGAGGAATCCACTTCGAAGCGAGAAGCCCTCTGGAAGCGCTTGGAGGAAATGGGTGGTATACCCAACGGCAAATCCAGTCAATAG
- the LOC124673750 gene encoding 26S proteasome non-ATPase regulatory subunit 6-like, whose translation MDSGGGEDGKQQPHLVLAHKLFLLSQPDLDDLAKVGLRDDVLAAVKSDDMAALYESLGANGVLETDAALLSEMRGRIEEETRKFDEKIADAEENLGESEVREAHLAKSLYFIRVGEKEKALEQLKVTEGKTVAVGQKMDLVFYALQIGLFHMDFDLISKSIDKAKILFEAGGDWERKNRLKVYEGLYCMATRDFKKATSLFLDSISTFTTYELFPYDTFIFYTVLTSVVTLDRVSLKQKVVDAPEILAVIGKVPHLSEFLNALYNCQYKSFFVAFSGLTEQIKLDRYLQPHFRYFMREVRTVVYSQFLESYKSVTMEAMAVSFGVTVDFIDQELSRFIAAGKLHCKIDKVAGVLETNRPDSRNAFYQSTIKQGDFLLNRIQKLSRVIDL comes from the exons AtggacagcggcggcggcgaggatgggAAGCAGCAGCCGCACCTGGTGCTAGCGCACAAGCTGTTCCTCCTCTCGCAGCCGGACCTGGACGACCTCGCCAAGGTCGGCCTCCGCGACGACGTCCTCGCCGCAGTAAAATCCGACG ACATGGCGGCGCTGTACGAGTCGCTGGGGGCCAACGGCGTGCTGGAGACGGACGCGGCGCTGCTCTCGGAGATGCGCGGCAGGATCGAGGAGGAGACCCGCAAGTTCGACGAGAA GATCGCCGATGCTGAAGAGAACTTGGGTGAGAGTGAAGTGCGCGAAGCCCATCTAGCCAAATCCTTGTATTTCATCAGAGTTGGCGAGAAG GAAAAGGCACTGGAGCAGCTTAAAGTTACTGAAGGGAAAACTGTAGCTGTTGGGCAAAAGATGGACCTTGTTTTCTACGCTTTGCAGATTGGCCTTTTCCATATGGACTTTGATCTCATCTCAAAGTCCATCGACAAGGCCAAAAT CTTGTTTGAGGCGGGTGGTGACTGGGAGAGGAAGAACAGATTGAAAGTGTATGAAGGCTTGTACTGTATGGCCACTAGAGACTTCAAGAAGGCTACTAGCTTATTTTTGGACTCCATTTCAACTTTTACGACCTATGAGTTGTTCCCTTATGATACATTCATCTTTTACACGGTCCTTACAAGTGTTGTCACATTGGACCGTGTATCTCTCAAACAAAAG GTTGTAGACGCACCTGAGATCCTGGCTGTAATTGGCAAAGTACCCCACCTGTCTGAGTTTCTCAATGCCCTCTACAATTGTCAGTACAAGTCATTTTTTGTGGCATTTT CTGGCCTGACAGAGCAGATCAAGTTAGACCGTTACTTGCAACCTCATTTCCGCTACTTCATGCGCGAAGTGCGCACTGTTGTCTATTCACAATTTCTTGAGTCATACAAGAGTGTGACAATGGAAGCCATGGCTGTCTCATTTGGTGTGACAGTTGATTTCATAGACCA GGAATTATCGCGCTTTATTGCTGCTGGGAAGCTTCACTGCAAGATTGATAAAGTTGCTGGTGTCCTGGAGACAAACCGACCTGATTCACGGAACGCCTTCTACCAGTCTACCATCAAGCAAGGAGACTTCTTGCTGAACCGCATCCAGAAGCTCTCACGAGTCATTGACCTGTAG
- the LOC124674351 gene encoding elongator complex protein 3-like, which yields MAAAVAAAPVADQPRRRKPTPGRGGVVLPAGLSEEEARVRAIAEIVSEMGELSRRGQDVDLNALKSAACRRYGLARAPKLVEMIAAVPEADRAALLPRLRAKPVRTASGIAVVAVMSKPHRCPHIATTGNICVYCPGGPDSDFEYSTQSYTGYEPTSMRAIRARYNPYVQARSRIDQLKRLGHSVDKVEFILMGGTFMSLPADYRDYFIRNLHDALSGHTSANVEEAVCYSEHSAVKCIGMTIETRPDYCLGPHLRQMLIYGCTRLEIGVQSTYEDVARDTNRGHTVAAVADCFSLAKDAGFKVVAHMMPDLPNVGVERDMESFREFFENPAFRADGLKIYPTLVIRGTGLYELWKTGRYRNYPPELLVDIVARILSMVPPWTRIYRVQRDIPMPLVTSGVEKGNLRELALARMEDLGLKCRDVRTREAGIQDIHHKIRPDEVELVRRDYAANEGWETFLSYEDTRQDILIGLLRLRKCGRNVTGPELVGRCSIVRELHVYGTAVPVHGRDAEKLQHQGYGTLLMEEAERIARKEHRSKKLAVISGVGTRHYYRKLGYELEGPYMVKCLA from the exons atggccgccgccgtagccgccgccccCGTGGCGGACCAGCCGCGCCGGCGGAAGCCGACGCCGGGGCGCGGGGGCGTGGTGCTGCCCGCGGGGctctccgaggaggaggcgagggtGCGGGCCATCGCGGAGATCGTGTCCGAGATGGGCGAGCTCTCGCGGCGCGGGCAGGACGTGGACCTCAACGCGCTCAAGTCGGCCGCGTGCAGGCGCTACGGGCTCGCCCGCGCGCCCAAGCTGGTGGAGATGATCGCCGCCGTGCCGGAGGCCGACCGCGCGGCCCTGCTCCCCAGGCTGCGCGCCAAGCCCGTGCGCACGGCGTCGGGGATCGCCGTGGTCGCCGTCATGTCCAAGCCGCACCGATGCCCCCACATCGCCACCACGGGGAACATCTGCGTCTACTGCCCCGGAGGCCCCGACTCCGACTTCGAGTACAGCACCCAGTCCTACACTGGGTACGAGCCCACCAGCATGCGCGCCATCCGGGCAAG GTACAATCCATATGTGCAGGCCAGAAGCAGGATAGATCAGCTCAAGAGGCTTGGACATAGTGTGGATAAG GTCGAGTTCATTTTAATGGGTGGAACTTTCATGTCATTACCAGCTGATTATCGTGATTATTTCATCAGAAATCTTCATGATGCTTTATCGGGACATACTTCTGCTAATGTTGAGGAGGCAGTTTGTTATTCAGAACATAGTGCTGTCAAATGTATCGGTATGACAATTGAGAC GAGACCTGATTATTGCCTGGGGCCTCATTTGCGGCAAATGCTAATTTATGGATGTACCCGCTTAGAAATTGGTGTTCAGAGCACATATGAGGATGTTGCACGTGACACAAACAGAGGCCACACAGTAGCCGCTGTTGCTGATTGTTTCTCTTTAGCAAAAGATGCCGGTTTTAAG GTGGTTGCGCACATGATGCCAGATTTACCTAATGTCGGAGTTGAAAGAGATATGGAAAGCTTCCGAGAATTTTTCGAAAATCCAGCATTCCGAGCAGATGGTCTAAAGATCTATCCAACTCTTGTGATTCGTGGAACTGGTCTTTATGAGCTGTGGAAAACTGGAAG GTATAGAAACTATCCACCTGAGCTGCTAGTGGATATTGTAGCCAGGATTCTGTCGATGGTACCACCATGGACACGAATCTATCGGGTCCAGAGAGATATCCCTATGCCTCTTGTTACTTCTGGGGTTGAGAAAGGTAACCTGCGGGAGCTTGCTTTGGCTCGAATGGAAGATTTGGGCTTGAAATGCCGAGATGTCAGAACCCGTGAGGCTGGCATTCAG GATATCCATCACAAGATCAGGCCTGATGAAGTAGAGCTTGTCAGGCGTGATTATGCTGCAAATGAGGGCTGGGAGACCTTCCTCTCGTATGAGGACACACGGCAG GATATCCTTATTGGTTTGCTGCGCTTGCGTAAATGTGGCCGCAATGTTACAGGCCCTGAACTCGTAGGGAGGTGTTCAATTGTCCGAGAACTTCATGTCTACGGAACGGCAGTCCCTGTGCACGGTCGTGATGCGGAGAAACTACAACACCAG GGGTATGGGACTCTCCTGATGGAAGAAGCAGAAAGAATCGCTCGTAAGGAGCATCGGTCAAAGAAACTGGCTGTCATCTCAGGAGTTGGAACCCGCCACTACTACCGCAAGCTTGGTTATGAACTTGAGGGGCCTTACATGGTCAAATGTCTGGCTTAG
- the LOC124671843 gene encoding anaphase-promoting complex subunit 2-like encodes MQLDDSDGALDSWAGFCALTGDLVGGAGDLSVGPRLAPVVADLCARGLATLVRDYFLHNLEETFKNNAVKKFWQKFHPYNNSSAVERIKFCVHESWPEDVLSTALEDICLEKTYQEKCVLVLVHALQSYEEKARNRKLQAAECSSTLMPRYQLMVSSVLLTTLPLSFPEILNVYFKKKLEELNTLMDGSGDNDQLASHEFSGGSNVSAWDSKMDIDSQETIISESGNLVKSIGKVVRDLRCLGFTSMTEDSYSSAIIWLLKSKVHELAGDDYRIPVLGCVKKWIQAVPLQFLHALLTYLGDSVDYESESSGLKSPLASRPSSFPGIGVPSEALLRWHMRLEYFAYETLQDLRIGKLFEIIVDYPESSPAIEDLKQCLEYTGQHSKLVDSFISSLRYRLLTAGASTNDILHQYVSTIKALRSIDPTGVFLEAVGEPIRDYLRGRKDTIKCIVTMLTDGSGGNTSGAGNAGDNLLEELNRDAENQENADYDDHTNMDEKQAWLNSESWEPDPVEADPLKGSRNRRKIDILGLMVSIIGSKDQLVNEYRVMLAEKLLSKSDFDIDSDIRTLELLKIHFGESSMQKCEIMLNDLIDSKRTNSNIKTSLLRTVETVAGQEEAEMSHDVLDATIISSNFWPPIQTEDLMVPASVDQMLSDFAKRFHQIKTPRKLLWKKNLGTVKLELQFEDRSMQFTVVPVHAAIIMRFQENPSWTSKTLATEIGIPVDSLNRRIGFWTSKGVLTESVGADVDDHIFTVVDSMSDVNKNSIVNESSEAFQMNEDEDESSIASVEEQLKKEMTVYEKFIIGMLTNFGNMTLDKIHNTLKMFCAEPSYDKSLQQLQGFLSGLVSDEKLEMRDGLYLLKK; translated from the exons ATGCAGCTGGACGACTCGGACGGCGCCCTCGATTCCTGGGCCGGGTTCTGCGCGCTCACCGGCGACCtcgtcggcggcgccggcgacctcTCCGTCGGCCCGCGCCTGGCGCCCGTCGTGGCGGACCTCTGCGCCCGCGGCCTCGCCACGCTCGTCCGCGACTACTTCCTCCACAACCTCGAG GAAACATTTAAAAACAATGCAGTCAAGAAATTTTGGCAGAAATTTCATCCTTATAACAATTCCTCTGCAGTAGAGAGAATTAAATTCTGT GTTCACGAAAGCTGGCCTGAGGATGTCTTAAGTACAGCATTGGAGGATATATGCTTGGAAAAGACTTACCAGGAAAAATGTGTACTAGTTCTAGTTCACGCTTTACAATCATATGAGGAAAAGGCACGGAACAGAAAGCTCCAAGCAGCTGAGTGTAGCTCCACCTTAATGCCTAGGTACCAATTAATGGTATCATCTGTACTTCTGACTACACTACCCTTGAGCTTTCCTG AGATTCTAAATGTCTACTTCaagaagaaattggaagaactaaATACCTTGATGGATGGATCTGGTGACAATGACCAACTTGCTAGTCATgaattttctggagggagcaaTGTCTCTGCTTGGGATTCTAAAATGGACATTGATAGTCAAGAAACAATTATTTCAGAAAGTGGTAATCTGGTTAAGAGCATTGGAAAAGTTGTTCGTGATCTTAGATGTCTTGGTTTTACATCAATGACTGAAGATTCTTATTCGTCCGCAATAATCTGGCTTTTAAAG TCTAAAGTTCACGAATTAGCTGGTGATGATTACAGAATCCCTGTCCTCGGGTGTGTCAAGAAGTGGATTCAG GCTGTTCCTCTTCAGTTTCTGCATGCTCTTTTGACATATCTGGGGGACTCTGTTGACTATGAAAGTGAATCATCTGGCCTGAAATCACCCTTAGCCTCACGCCCTTCTTCCTTCCCAGGGATTGGTGTTCCTTCTGAAGCCCTTCTGAGGTGGCACATGCGCCTTGAGTATTTTGCTTACGAAACCTTACAGGACCTGAGAATTGGCAAACTTTTTGAAATTATAGTAGATTACCCTGAGAG TTCCCCTGCTATTGAAGACCTAAAGCAGTGTTTGGAGTACACCGGTCAACACTCTAAGCTTGTTGACTCATTTATCTCATCACTGAGATATCGCTTGCTTACCGCTGGTGCCTCAACTAATGACATATTGCACCAGTATGTTTCCACTATCAAGGCATTGCGGTCGATTGACCCCACTGGTGTATTCTTGGAAGCAGTTGGTGAACCAATTAGGGATTATCTGAGGGGTAGAAAAGACACTATTAAATGCATAGTGACAATGCTAACTGACGGATCCGGAGGAAACACAAGTGGGGCAGGGAATGCTGGAGATAATCTTCTTGAAGAACTGAACAGGGATGCTGAAAACCAGGAAAATGCTGACTATGATGATCATACGAACATGgatgaaaagcaagcatggctgaatTCCGAAAG CTGGGAACCTGATCCTGTTGAAGCGGATCCATTGAAAGGCAGCAGAAATAGGagaaaaattgatatacttggacTGATGGTCAGTATAATTGGCTCAAAGGACCAATTGGTCAACGAATATCGTGTAATGCTGGCAGAAAAGCTGCTCAGCAAATCTGATTTTGATATAGATTCTGATATCCGCACGCTGGAACTTCTTAAG ATTCATTTTGGTGAGAGCAGCATGCAGAAGTGTGAGATTATGCTCAATGACTTGATTGATTCGAAGAGAACCAACTCAAATATTAAAACATCGTTACTAAGGACAGTTGAAACTG TTGCTGGGCAAGAGGAGGCAGAAATGTCTCATGATGTTCTTGATGCTACAATAATTTCTTCCAACTTTTGGCCACCAATTCAG ACAGAAGATCTTATGGTTCCTGCTTCAGTTGATCAAATGCTGTCTGATTTTGCAAAAAGATTCCATCAGATAAAAACTCCACGAAAGCTATTGTGGAAGAAAAATCTTGGAACGGTCAAG TTGGAGCTTCAGTTTGAGGACAGAAGTATGCAGTTTACTGTAGTGCCTGTTCACGCTGCAATCATAATGCGGTTTCAAGAGAATCCAAG TTGGACTTCAAAGACACTTGCTACAGAAATCGGCATACCTGTAGATTCTCTCAACAGAAGAATAGGTTTCTGGACAAGCAAG GGGGTCCTGACGGAATCAGTGGGGGCAGATGTCGATGATCACATATTCACAGTTGTTGATAGCATGTCTGATGTCAACAAGAACAGCATCGTGAACGAAAGCAGTGAAGCGTTTCAAATgaatgaggatgaagatgaaagCTCCATTGCTTCTGTTGAGGAACAACTTAAGAAAGAAATGACGGTCTATGAG AAATTCATCATAGGAATGCTAACCAATTTCGGCAACATGACACTGGACAAGATACACAACACTTTAAAG ATGTTCTGCGCAGAGCCATCCTATGATAAATCGCTGCAGCAGCTGCAGGGTTttctttctggtctagtatcagATGAGAAGCTTGAAATGAGAGATGGATTGTACTTGCTAAAGAAGTAA